The following proteins come from a genomic window of Achromobacter deleyi:
- the gspF gene encoding type II secretion system inner membrane protein GspF, with protein sequence MPDFRFEAADAHGRIQRGVLNADTARAARAQLRAQGLTALALRLTASRGAGSIELFAAKLSDSDLAWATRQLASLLAAGLPLEGALSATVEQAEKKHIADTFSGVRADVRSGQRFSDALNARPRDFPPIYRALIKAGEDSGDLARIMERLADYIEERNALRAKVLTAFIYPAIVGVVSICIVVFLLAYVVPQVVSAFSQARQELPWITRAMLAASDYVRTWGGLNALAAALLFGLWRLSQRAEAARLAWHARILRLPMIGRFALGVNTARFAATLAILADAGVPLLRALDAARQTLANECLRRAVLDATERIEGGSGLGAALRQQKVFPPLLCHLVASGEKTGTLSRMLDRAAQTLSADIERRAMAMTAMLEPLMILIMGGVVLTIVLAVMLPIMEINQMVG encoded by the coding sequence ATGCCGGATTTTCGTTTCGAGGCGGCCGACGCGCACGGCAGGATCCAGCGCGGCGTACTGAACGCCGACACCGCCCGCGCCGCGCGCGCGCAACTGCGGGCCCAGGGCCTGACCGCGCTGGCGCTGCGCCTGACGGCCAGCCGCGGCGCCGGCTCGATCGAGCTGTTCGCCGCCAAGCTGTCCGACAGCGACCTGGCCTGGGCCACGCGCCAGCTCGCCAGCCTGCTGGCCGCCGGCCTGCCCCTGGAAGGCGCGCTGTCGGCCACGGTCGAACAGGCCGAGAAGAAGCACATCGCCGACACCTTCTCGGGCGTGCGCGCCGACGTGCGCAGCGGCCAGCGCTTCTCCGATGCGCTGAACGCGCGGCCACGCGACTTCCCTCCGATCTATCGCGCGCTCATCAAGGCCGGCGAAGACTCCGGCGACCTGGCGCGCATCATGGAACGGCTGGCCGACTACATCGAGGAGCGCAATGCCTTGCGGGCCAAGGTGCTGACCGCCTTCATCTATCCCGCCATCGTCGGCGTGGTGTCGATCTGCATCGTCGTCTTCCTGCTGGCCTACGTGGTGCCACAGGTGGTCAGCGCGTTCTCGCAGGCGCGCCAGGAACTGCCGTGGATCACCCGCGCCATGCTGGCCGCGAGCGACTACGTGCGTACCTGGGGCGGCCTGAACGCGCTGGCGGCGGCGCTGCTGTTCGGCCTGTGGCGGCTGTCGCAGCGCGCCGAGGCGGCGCGGCTGGCCTGGCACGCGCGCATCCTGCGGCTGCCCATGATCGGCCGCTTCGCGCTGGGCGTGAACACCGCGCGCTTCGCCGCCACGCTGGCGATCCTGGCGGACGCCGGCGTGCCGCTGCTGCGCGCGCTGGATGCGGCGCGCCAGACCCTGGCCAACGAGTGCCTGCGGCGCGCCGTGCTGGACGCCACCGAGCGCATCGAGGGCGGCTCCGGACTGGGCGCGGCGCTGCGCCAGCAGAAGGTCTTCCCGCCGCTGCTGTGCCACCTGGTGGCCAGCGGCGAGAAGACCGGCACGCTGTCGCGCATGCTCGACCGCGCCGCGCAGACCCTGTCGGCCGACATCGAGCGGCGCGCCATGGCCATGACCGCGATGCTGGAGCCGTTGATGATCCTGATCATGGGCGGCGTGGTGCTGACCATCGTGCTGGCGGTGATGCTGCCGATCATGGAAATCAACCAGATGGTGGGGTGA
- the gspE gene encoding type II secretion system ATPase GspE, with protein sequence MNARDDSRPPHKLPYAWARQHRALLHWHGGGVGELVITDQTPAWAVTEARRRYGPLPLRRAADAELDGLLAAAYADAGDAASVVGAAENEVDLDRLLHEMPEITDLLDAQDDAPVIRMINALFTQAARDGASDIHIEPYETHSVVRYRVDGGLRDVVSPRKALHGALISRIKIMAHLDIAEKRLPQDGRIALRVGGRPIDIRVSTVPTGHGERAVLRLLDKEAGRLRLEKLGMAPGVLHELDRLVHQPHGIVLVTGPTGSGKTTTLYAALGQIDAATSNVLTVEDPVEYDLPGISQIQVNAKIDMSFAVALRAILRQDPDVIMIGEIRDLETAQIAVQASLTGHLVLATLHTNDAVSALTRLTDMGVERFLLASSLLGVLAQRLVRRLCPDCRRPSSQEPGLFEAVGCPACNHTGYRGRTGIHELYIVDDAQRGLIHEGAGEQQLRVAAQRAGMKLMREDGERWVLGGQTSREEIIRVTRDG encoded by the coding sequence ATGAACGCCCGCGACGACAGCCGCCCGCCGCACAAGCTGCCCTATGCCTGGGCGCGCCAGCACCGCGCGCTGCTGCACTGGCATGGCGGCGGCGTGGGCGAACTGGTCATCACCGACCAGACCCCGGCCTGGGCCGTGACCGAGGCGCGACGCCGCTATGGCCCGCTGCCGCTGCGCCGCGCCGCCGACGCCGAACTCGACGGCCTGCTGGCCGCGGCCTACGCCGATGCCGGCGACGCGGCCTCGGTGGTGGGCGCGGCCGAGAACGAGGTCGACCTGGACCGGCTGCTGCACGAAATGCCCGAGATCACCGACCTGCTGGACGCGCAGGACGACGCGCCGGTGATCCGCATGATCAATGCGCTCTTCACCCAGGCCGCGCGCGACGGCGCCAGCGACATCCACATCGAGCCCTACGAAACCCATTCGGTGGTGCGCTACCGCGTCGACGGCGGATTGCGCGACGTGGTCAGCCCGCGCAAGGCGCTGCACGGCGCGCTGATCTCGCGCATCAAGATCATGGCGCATCTGGACATCGCCGAGAAGCGCCTGCCGCAGGACGGCCGCATCGCGTTGCGGGTCGGCGGCCGGCCAATCGACATCCGCGTCTCGACGGTTCCCACCGGCCACGGCGAACGCGCCGTGCTGCGCCTGCTGGACAAGGAAGCCGGCCGCCTGCGGCTGGAAAAGCTGGGCATGGCGCCCGGCGTGCTGCACGAGCTGGACCGGCTGGTGCACCAGCCGCACGGCATCGTGCTGGTGACCGGCCCCACCGGCAGCGGCAAGACCACCACGCTGTACGCCGCGCTGGGGCAGATCGACGCCGCCACCTCGAACGTGCTGACGGTCGAGGATCCGGTGGAGTACGACCTGCCGGGCATCAGCCAGATCCAGGTCAACGCCAAGATCGACATGAGCTTCGCGGTGGCGCTGCGCGCCATCCTGCGGCAGGACCCGGACGTCATCATGATCGGCGAGATCCGCGACCTGGAGACCGCGCAGATCGCGGTGCAGGCCTCGCTGACCGGCCACCTGGTGCTGGCCACGCTGCACACCAATGATGCGGTGTCGGCGCTGACGCGGCTCACCGACATGGGCGTGGAGCGCTTCCTGCTGGCCTCGTCGCTGCTGGGGGTGCTGGCGCAGCGTCTGGTGCGGCGGCTGTGTCCGGACTGCCGCCGGCCGTCGTCGCAGGAGCCGGGCCTGTTCGAGGCGGTCGGCTGCCCGGCCTGCAACCATACCGGCTACCGCGGCCGCACCGGCATCCACGAGCTGTACATCGTCGACGACGCGCAGCGCGGCCTGATCCACGAAGGCGCCGGCGAGCAGCAGCTGCGCGTGGCCGCGCAGCGCGCCGGCATGAAACTGATGCGCGAGGACGGCGAGCGCTGGGTGCTCGGCGGCCAGACCTCGCGCGAGGAAATCATCCGCGTCACGCGGGACGGGTAG
- the gspM gene encoding type II secretion system protein GspM, translating to MTLAPPPRPLGLPALWRSRWRARQQAWQARARAAWAGLAANERRLLALCAAVVAAAGCWLAVIEPSLARADRGAEELRRLEASARDLEAILRQAGPAPAARQAVVSAETLGRWLDAAGLAGRYELGADERAAGAWRIVFHRAPAAPLAAWLLAGPAPFPLALTRVALQRQDQAEAGDPAVAPGEGLAGVVLLSPISRNER from the coding sequence ATGACGCTGGCGCCGCCGCCCCGGCCGCTCGGCCTGCCCGCGCTCTGGCGTAGCCGCTGGCGCGCGCGCCAGCAGGCCTGGCAGGCGCGGGCCCGCGCCGCCTGGGCCGGGTTGGCCGCTAACGAACGGCGGCTGCTGGCGCTGTGCGCCGCGGTGGTCGCGGCGGCGGGCTGCTGGCTGGCGGTGATCGAACCGTCCCTGGCGCGCGCGGATCGCGGCGCGGAGGAATTGCGGCGCCTGGAGGCGAGCGCGCGCGACCTGGAAGCGATCCTGCGCCAGGCGGGTCCGGCGCCGGCGGCGCGCCAGGCCGTGGTTTCCGCCGAGACGCTGGGCCGCTGGCTGGACGCGGCCGGACTGGCGGGCCGCTACGAACTCGGCGCCGACGAGCGCGCGGCCGGCGCCTGGCGCATCGTGTTCCACCGGGCGCCGGCGGCGCCGCTGGCCGCGTGGCTGCTGGCCGGGCCGGCGCCGTTCCCGCTGGCGTTGACGCGTGTCGCCTTGCAGCGCCAGGACCAGGCCGAGGCCGGCGACCCCGCGGTGGCGCCGGGCGAAGGCCTGGCGGGCGTCGTGCTGTTGAGCCCCATTTCCCGCAACGAGAGGTAA
- the gspL gene encoding type II secretion system protein GspL, with translation MAAIRVLLPPLRSLTADTPLPVALAEKAAWRRLPPAGLAELGRRWPGARATAFPHPEDLTLTAVPLPPLARARLRVAVEGAIEPLALGDPDTLRIGHGARGADGRVGVAWFDAEAADRVQALIVACGLRPAGFAPTPLWLPETVDGWTLCVLDGYVVARQPGGQGSLYALDTQADGATASLAQTLGPDAAACAAGSCRWIGAAPAGWRREAADVALPESACGVMAEIPWSIPAAAAASRGGESGWRRAALLGAAAAAVWMAGLALHAGRLEHAAQAAREQLAQRVREAFPAVGTLVDPVGQARRLLAARQAGGGDDWAELGFLLRAAREHMAFAAGEMQAWRYEGGTLELDMPATARPKVAEAGEGAKAAAAPAWMQAARQAGVEVQATEAGWRLRRAPPAAGGQPAGRS, from the coding sequence ATGGCCGCGATCCGCGTGCTGCTGCCGCCGCTGCGGTCCCTGACCGCCGACACGCCGTTGCCCGTGGCGCTCGCCGAGAAGGCCGCCTGGCGCCGCCTGCCGCCGGCGGGCCTGGCGGAACTGGGGCGCCGCTGGCCGGGCGCCCGCGCCACCGCGTTTCCGCATCCCGAAGACCTGACGCTGACGGCGGTGCCGCTGCCGCCGCTGGCCCGCGCACGCCTGCGCGTGGCGGTGGAAGGCGCGATCGAACCGCTGGCGCTGGGCGATCCGGACACGCTGCGCATCGGCCACGGGGCGCGTGGCGCCGATGGCCGCGTGGGCGTGGCCTGGTTCGACGCCGAGGCCGCCGACCGCGTGCAGGCGTTGATCGTCGCCTGCGGCCTGCGGCCGGCGGGGTTCGCGCCCACGCCGCTGTGGCTGCCCGAGACGGTGGATGGCTGGACGCTGTGCGTCCTGGACGGCTATGTGGTGGCGCGACAGCCGGGCGGGCAGGGCAGCCTGTACGCGCTCGATACGCAGGCGGACGGCGCAACGGCCAGCCTCGCGCAGACCTTGGGGCCGGACGCCGCCGCCTGCGCGGCCGGGTCGTGCCGCTGGATCGGCGCCGCGCCGGCCGGATGGCGACGCGAGGCCGCGGACGTGGCGCTGCCCGAATCGGCCTGCGGCGTGATGGCGGAGATTCCCTGGTCGATTCCAGCGGCGGCCGCCGCCAGCCGGGGCGGCGAGTCGGGCTGGCGCCGCGCGGCCCTGCTGGGCGCGGCCGCCGCGGCCGTGTGGATGGCGGGCCTGGCGCTGCACGCCGGACGGCTGGAGCATGCCGCGCAGGCGGCACGCGAGCAGTTGGCGCAGCGGGTGCGCGAGGCCTTTCCGGCGGTCGGCACGCTGGTCGATCCGGTCGGACAGGCGCGCCGGCTGCTCGCCGCGCGCCAGGCCGGCGGGGGTGACGATTGGGCCGAACTCGGCTTCCTGCTGCGCGCCGCGCGCGAACACATGGCGTTTGCCGCGGGCGAGATGCAGGCCTGGCGCTACGAAGGCGGCACGCTGGAGCTGGACATGCCGGCCACCGCCCGGCCCAAAGTGGCCGAGGCGGGCGAGGGCGCCAAGGCAGCGGCCGCGCCGGCCTGGATGCAGGCGGCGCGCCAGGCGGGCGTCGAGGTGCAGGCGACCGAAGCCGGCTGGCGCCTGCGGCGCGCGCCGCCGGCCGCCGGCGGCCAACCGGCGGGGCGCTCATGA
- the gspK gene encoding type II secretion system minor pseudopilin GspK: MAVISALLVVAAVTMIVASLLQRQDTFLRTVQAAQTRAQAQALLEAGLGVARQRLREDGQRQATTRPDGAWAAPIVDTRLQRPGRDAAFVGRLEDEQGKFNLRNLVFEGRLYQDGVAELLRLCALVGVAPEVGQAIAERILAAQPGADPHGRLAPLPRSLEELAGVPGVDGAVLARLRRHVTVLPRVTLVNVNTASAEVIAAHVPGMSLDQAKAMVAQRDAGLWFVNNGDFANRLSTAEGAADNGGGASATPAPRAEAPRVAVASGWFRLDGAARLGGVILPLKALLTRSGDGVSQIIWSREGA, from the coding sequence ATGGCGGTGATCAGCGCGTTGCTGGTGGTGGCCGCGGTGACGATGATCGTCGCCTCGCTGCTGCAGCGCCAGGACACGTTCCTGCGCACCGTGCAGGCGGCCCAGACCCGCGCCCAGGCCCAGGCCCTGCTTGAGGCCGGGCTCGGCGTGGCGCGCCAGCGGCTGCGCGAGGACGGCCAGCGGCAGGCGACCACGCGCCCCGACGGCGCCTGGGCCGCGCCCATCGTCGATACGCGCCTGCAGCGTCCCGGCCGCGACGCCGCCTTCGTCGGCCGGCTGGAGGACGAGCAGGGCAAGTTCAACCTGCGCAACCTGGTGTTCGAGGGCCGCCTGTACCAGGACGGCGTGGCCGAGCTGCTGCGCCTGTGCGCGCTGGTGGGCGTGGCGCCGGAAGTGGGCCAGGCGATCGCCGAGCGGATCCTGGCGGCGCAGCCGGGTGCCGATCCGCATGGCCGGCTGGCGCCGCTGCCGCGCAGCCTGGAGGAACTGGCCGGCGTGCCCGGGGTGGACGGCGCGGTGCTGGCGCGCCTGCGGCGCCACGTGACGGTGCTGCCACGCGTGACGCTGGTCAACGTCAACACCGCCAGCGCCGAGGTGATCGCCGCGCACGTGCCCGGCATGTCGCTGGACCAGGCCAAGGCCATGGTGGCGCAGCGCGACGCCGGGCTCTGGTTCGTCAACAACGGCGACTTCGCCAACCGCCTGAGCACGGCCGAGGGCGCCGCGGACAACGGCGGCGGCGCCTCCGCCACGCCCGCGCCGCGGGCCGAGGCGCCGCGCGTGGCGGTCGCCAGCGGCTGGTTCCGTCTCGACGGCGCCGCGCGCCTGGGCGGCGTGATCCTGCCCTTGAAGGCGCTGCTGACCCGCAGCGGCGACGGCGTTTCGCAGATCATCTGGTCGCGGGAAGGCGCGTGA
- the gspG gene encoding type II secretion system major pseudopilin GspG, whose translation MKAGRLTTDRQHPPGRRQRGFTLIEIMVVIVIMGILAALIVPRLLDRPDQARAVAARQDISALMQALKLYRLDTGSYPSTEQGLRALVERPASGPGASNAWRAYLDRLPNDPWGHPYQYLNPGTRGEIDVFSLGADGKPDGDGGNADIGSWQL comes from the coding sequence ATGAAAGCAGGCCGGTTAACGACGGATAGGCAGCACCCGCCCGGGCGCCGGCAGCGTGGCTTCACGCTGATCGAGATCATGGTGGTGATCGTGATCATGGGCATCCTGGCCGCGCTGATCGTGCCGCGGCTGCTGGACCGGCCCGACCAGGCCCGCGCCGTGGCGGCGCGCCAGGACATCAGCGCGCTGATGCAGGCGCTCAAGCTGTACCGGCTCGACACCGGCAGCTATCCCAGCACCGAGCAGGGCCTGCGCGCCCTGGTGGAACGGCCGGCCTCGGGGCCGGGCGCCTCGAACGCCTGGCGCGCCTACCTGGACCGCCTGCCCAACGATCCCTGGGGCCATCCGTACCAGTACCTGAATCCGGGCACGCGCGGCGAGATCGACGTGTTCTCGCTGGGCGCGGACGGCAAGCCGGATGGGGACGGCGGCAATGCCGACATCGGTTCCTGGCAGCTGTGA
- a CDS encoding tripartite tricarboxylate transporter TctB family protein, translating to MQSRRSVIKREAWAAGTMIVLGLGAIAQASTYTLGSLARMGPGLFPAILGVLLVLLGLIIARMAYSPMVTEEDAEEIPPPEWRGWGCIIGGLMTFILLGKYGGLVPATFALVFISAMGDRQHTPRSAALLAVGVTILGVAVFSWALQLQFPLFRWG from the coding sequence ATGCAATCAAGACGCAGCGTCATCAAGCGCGAGGCGTGGGCCGCGGGCACGATGATCGTGCTCGGCCTGGGCGCCATCGCGCAGGCATCCACGTACACCCTGGGCAGCCTGGCCCGCATGGGCCCCGGCCTGTTTCCCGCCATTCTCGGCGTGCTGCTGGTCCTGCTGGGACTGATCATCGCGCGCATGGCCTACTCGCCCATGGTCACCGAAGAGGACGCCGAAGAGATCCCGCCGCCCGAGTGGCGCGGCTGGGGCTGCATCATCGGCGGCCTCATGACCTTCATCCTGCTGGGCAAGTACGGCGGCCTGGTGCCCGCCACCTTCGCGCTGGTCTTCATCTCGGCCATGGGCGACCGCCAGCACACGCCGCGCAGCGCCGCGCTGCTGGCCGTGGGCGTGACCATTCTCGGCGTGGCCGTTTTCTCGTGGGCGCTGCAATTGCAGTTTCCGCTGTTCCGCTGGGGCTGA
- a CDS encoding tripartite tricarboxylate transporter permease → MEILNNLMHGFSVAFALDNLLWAVFGVFMGNLIGVLPGMGVLAAISILLPLTYTMTPTAALVMLSGIYYGSQYGGGITSIMLNLPGTASHAVACLDGNPLARNGKAGSALFMLMFSSFCGASVGILAMILFSPLLVDVAFKFGPAEYFSMMMLGLLAGATLAKGSAIKGVAMVVVGLLLGVIGTDVNTGTMRFHFGILELSDGLQIVALAMGLFGVADFLKNINQIGGDAKVTSTKVSMKSMRPEAGDIKQSRGALVRGTAIGAAFGILPGTGPTIASFISYAVEKKVAREPRRFGRGAIEGIAGPEAATSASTQTSFIPTMSLGIPGDPVMALMLGALIIHGIQPGPQMMVEHADMFWGLIASFWVGNVLLLLLNLPLIGMWVRLLTVPFRYLFPAALFFVCVGVYSTNNNLFDVGMVTLFGAAGYALIRLRFEPAPLLLGFVLGPMVEENFRRALLLSRGDLAIFVTRPISLGFVLACVLLIALLLVSAVRQKHKAQAALEQARTAA, encoded by the coding sequence ATGGAAATCCTCAATAACCTGATGCACGGGTTCTCGGTCGCCTTCGCGCTCGACAACCTGCTGTGGGCCGTGTTCGGCGTGTTCATGGGCAACCTGATCGGCGTGCTGCCGGGCATGGGCGTGCTGGCCGCCATCTCGATCCTGCTGCCGCTGACCTACACCATGACCCCGACCGCGGCGCTGGTGATGCTGTCCGGCATCTACTACGGCTCGCAATACGGCGGCGGCATCACCTCGATCATGCTGAACCTGCCGGGCACCGCCTCGCACGCGGTGGCCTGCCTGGACGGCAATCCGCTGGCGCGCAACGGCAAGGCCGGCTCGGCGCTGTTCATGCTGATGTTCTCGTCGTTCTGCGGCGCGTCCGTCGGCATCCTGGCGATGATCCTGTTCTCGCCGCTGCTGGTCGACGTGGCCTTCAAGTTCGGCCCGGCCGAATACTTCTCGATGATGATGCTGGGCCTGCTGGCCGGCGCCACGCTGGCCAAGGGCTCGGCGATCAAGGGCGTGGCGATGGTGGTGGTCGGCCTGCTGCTGGGCGTGATCGGCACCGACGTCAACACCGGCACCATGCGCTTTCACTTCGGCATCCTCGAGCTGAGCGACGGCCTGCAGATCGTGGCGCTGGCGATGGGCCTGTTCGGCGTGGCCGACTTCCTCAAGAACATCAACCAGATCGGCGGCGACGCCAAGGTCACCAGCACCAAGGTCAGCATGAAGTCGATGCGGCCCGAGGCCGGCGACATCAAGCAGTCGCGCGGCGCCCTGGTGCGCGGCACCGCCATCGGCGCGGCCTTCGGCATCCTGCCGGGCACGGGTCCGACCATCGCCTCGTTCATCTCGTACGCGGTGGAAAAGAAAGTGGCGCGCGAACCGCGCCGCTTCGGCCGCGGCGCCATCGAGGGCATCGCCGGCCCCGAGGCCGCCACCAGCGCCTCGACCCAGACCAGCTTCATCCCCACCATGAGCCTGGGCATCCCGGGCGACCCGGTGATGGCGTTGATGCTGGGCGCGCTGATCATCCACGGCATCCAGCCCGGTCCGCAGATGATGGTCGAGCACGCCGACATGTTCTGGGGGCTGATCGCCAGCTTCTGGGTCGGCAACGTGCTGCTGTTGCTGCTGAACCTGCCGCTGATCGGCATGTGGGTGCGCCTGTTGACCGTGCCGTTCCGCTATCTGTTCCCGGCGGCGCTGTTCTTTGTCTGCGTCGGCGTCTACAGCACCAACAACAACCTGTTCGACGTGGGCATGGTGACGTTGTTCGGCGCCGCGGGCTACGCGCTGATCCGGTTGCGCTTCGAACCGGCGCCGCTGCTGCTGGGCTTCGTGCTCGGGCCGATGGTGGAAGAGAACTTCCGCCGCGCCCTGCTGCTGTCGCGCGGCGACCTGGCGATCTTCGTGACGCGCCCGATCAGCCTGGGCTTCGTGCTGGCGTGCGTGCTGCTGATCGCGCTGCTGCTGGTCTCGGCCGTGAGGCAGAAGCACAAGGCGCAGGCGGCCCTGGAGCAAGCCCGCACGGCGGCCTGA
- a CDS encoding SelT/SelW/SelH family protein, giving the protein MQTAAQPPAHRPRIVILYCTQCQWLLRAGWMAQELLSTFSTDLGEVALQPGTGGIFQITCDGELVWDRKRDGGFPEAKVLKQRVRDRLDPGRPLGHIDGHVVGPAAPPEA; this is encoded by the coding sequence ATGCAAACCGCCGCCCAGCCCCCCGCCCATCGTCCCCGCATCGTCATTCTCTACTGCACGCAGTGCCAATGGCTGCTGCGCGCCGGCTGGATGGCGCAGGAACTGCTGTCCACCTTTTCCACCGACCTGGGCGAAGTGGCGCTGCAGCCCGGCACCGGCGGCATCTTCCAGATCACCTGCGACGGCGAGCTGGTGTGGGACCGCAAGCGCGACGGCGGTTTTCCGGAAGCCAAGGTGCTCAAGCAGCGGGTGCGCGACCGGCTCGATCCGGGCCGGCCGCTGGGCCATATCGACGGCCACGTCGTGGGGCCGGCCGCGCCGCCCGAGGCCTAG
- a CDS encoding multidrug effflux MFS transporter: MKSALPARSQRWLIGLLMGLVTLTPMGIDIYLPSLPAMAVGFGQSISALQASITLFIFSVGVGQILIGPLADRYGRRPVALGGALAYLLGSALGAAATSLELFYTARVIQGLGACSASLVAFAAVRDRFSPAVGARVYSYLNGALCTVPALAPMLGGALAVHAGWRSTFVFMVLFALALAALLAWRFAETREAAPARGTRLYSLRRYAPIAASGRFLYFAIFGMAGMAMILVFVSAAPVVLVQQLGYSELGFSAWFGGNAAINIAAFFLAPVFIARFGRYAMLRVGMMALLLAALMHLAAWRWAPAAAWIFMLPVAVLTVGFSLALGSALSLALEPFADRAGTAAAVYGLFQMSGSAVIATALLDQGVAPQAAMGLIGVVIVGPLLCLSRAMARRVAASSR; the protein is encoded by the coding sequence ATGAAGTCTGCATTACCCGCCCGAAGCCAACGCTGGCTGATCGGCCTCCTGATGGGCCTGGTCACGCTCACGCCGATGGGCATCGACATCTACCTGCCCTCCCTGCCCGCCATGGCCGTCGGCTTCGGCCAATCGATCAGCGCGCTGCAGGCCAGCATCACCCTCTTTATCTTCTCGGTCGGCGTCGGCCAGATCCTGATCGGCCCGCTGGCCGACCGCTATGGCCGCCGGCCGGTGGCGCTCGGCGGCGCGCTGGCCTACCTGCTGGGCTCGGCGCTGGGCGCGGCCGCGACCTCGCTGGAACTGTTCTACACCGCGCGCGTGATCCAGGGCCTGGGCGCCTGCTCGGCCTCGCTGGTGGCGTTCGCGGCGGTGCGCGACCGCTTCAGCCCGGCGGTCGGGGCGCGCGTCTACAGCTATCTGAACGGCGCGTTGTGCACGGTGCCGGCGCTGGCGCCGATGCTGGGCGGCGCGCTGGCGGTGCATGCCGGCTGGCGCAGCACCTTCGTCTTCATGGTGCTGTTCGCGCTGGCGCTGGCGGCATTGCTGGCGTGGCGTTTCGCCGAGACCCGCGAGGCGGCGCCGGCGCGCGGCACGCGCCTGTACAGCCTGCGCCGCTACGCGCCAATCGCCGCCAGCGGCCGGTTCCTGTATTTCGCCATCTTCGGCATGGCCGGCATGGCCATGATCCTGGTGTTCGTGTCGGCCGCGCCGGTGGTGCTGGTGCAGCAGCTGGGCTATTCGGAGCTGGGGTTTTCCGCCTGGTTCGGCGGCAACGCCGCCATCAACATCGCGGCGTTCTTCCTGGCGCCGGTGTTCATCGCGCGCTTCGGCCGCTACGCCATGCTGCGGGTCGGCATGATGGCCCTGCTGCTGGCCGCGCTGATGCACCTGGCCGCCTGGCGCTGGGCGCCCGCGGCCGCGTGGATCTTCATGCTGCCGGTGGCGGTGCTGACGGTCGGCTTTTCGCTGGCACTGGGCTCGGCGCTGAGCCTGGCGCTGGAACCCTTCGCCGACCGCGCCGGCACCGCCGCCGCGGTCTACGGGCTATTCCAGATGAGCGGCTCGGCCGTCATCGCCACCGCCCTGCTGGACCAGGGCGTGGCGCCGCAGGCCGCCATGGGCCTGATCGGCGTGGTGATCGTCGGGCCGTTGCTGTGCCTGTCGCGCGCCATGGCGCGGCGCGTCGCCGCATCCTCGCGCTAG
- a CDS encoding DMT family transporter: MNNTTFYAIPAAVLAGALVPIQAGANAALGRHLGHPLWATMASLAISAVAAMAVMAFLRVPAPSFAEIGQLPWWGWTGGLAGVFYITAALILAPRLGAGAFLAAVIAGQMLAALMLDRYALVGFVGSALNPGRLAGAALIAGGALLMHLSNTPRAAA, encoded by the coding sequence TTGAACAACACGACCTTCTACGCCATTCCCGCCGCCGTGCTGGCGGGCGCGCTGGTGCCGATCCAGGCCGGCGCCAACGCCGCCCTGGGCCGCCACCTGGGACACCCGCTGTGGGCCACCATGGCCTCGCTGGCGATCAGCGCCGTCGCGGCCATGGCGGTGATGGCGTTCCTGCGGGTGCCGGCGCCGAGCTTCGCCGAGATCGGCCAATTGCCGTGGTGGGGCTGGACCGGCGGCCTGGCCGGCGTGTTCTACATCACGGCGGCGCTGATCCTGGCGCCACGCCTGGGCGCGGGCGCCTTCCTGGCGGCGGTGATCGCCGGCCAGATGCTGGCGGCGCTGATGCTGGATCGCTATGCGCTGGTGGGGTTCGTGGGCAGCGCGCTCAACCCCGGCCGCCTGGCGGGCGCGGCGTTGATCGCCGGCGGCGCGCTGCTGATGCACTTGTCGAACACGCCGCGCGCGGCGGCCTGA